A part of Populus alba chromosome 8, ASM523922v2, whole genome shotgun sequence genomic DNA contains:
- the LOC118033543 gene encoding uncharacterized protein — protein MEVSSEEKDLLVRSNKKIKTNNILQGSDMDTSDSMNVENDARGTFSYKESLIGSAFQGQSDFSIPEQEDFASDDDEEDEEEEDCPVIRLSMEEKKRIREPWRQTLIIKVLGRRVSYTFLLKRLQIMWKIQGDMNLVDLGNDFFLARFSNKEDREFAMSGGPWMVADHYLTMRSWHPNFDPNVATIEKVAVWIRLPDLAMEYYDTAVLWKIGNHIGKTLKVDRTTSVGMRGNYARICVEVDLTKPLLSKFKLRRRIRRISYEGLHMICFGCGQYGHKHDMCPFSMNKEDRNDEQQVSSNNGKGRDPTVPAEDTVVRPEVAENYGQWMVARRVGRKFSMKTDSNQLRLPQSLENLSQGGKRSSLREKLKETAIGGGSRFNALNGLYVESHDLGSRELRAEIPGPSKPTGDNRFCKETIDMVNFKHEERIKAQGKWVPNRKHEVGGSNMQQTNHELQPGRKINSQRNTQLPDHVHNERTPVQKQIILRNPNQSASNMKKKLLTANEEIEIVGVLRGKDLNVEPFKSHSRRPPDCEPVLEVTLGESTNIEVSEEPEEDEDTRMAEDEDETTEKQVRGNWIKFLNVLICFVLPLVNE, from the exons ATGGAAGTCTCCTCCGAAGAAAAAGATCTACTGGTACGCTCGaacaaaaagatcaaaacaaataatattctcCAAGGCAGCGACATGGATACATCTGATTCTATGAATGTAGAGAATGATGCGAGGGGAACTTTCAGCTACAAAGAGTCTCTCATTGGATCGGCTTTTCAAGGACAATCAGATTTCTCTATTCCAGAGCAGGAAGATTTTGCgtctgatgatgatgaggaggatgaagaggaggaggattGCCCAGTTATTAGGCTCTCTatggaggagaaaaaaagaatcagAGAACCATGGCGCCAAACCTTAATCATAAAGGTGTTGGGGCGTCGTGTCAGTTATACCTTCTTACTGAAGCGACTACAAATCATGTGGAAGATTCAAGGTGATATGAACTTGGTGGATCTCGGTAATGATTTCTTCCTAGCTAGATTTTCTAACAAAGAAGACCGGGAGTTTGCCATGTCTGGGGGACCTTGGATGGTGGCAGACCACTATCTTACAATGCGATCTTGGCACCCAAATTTCGACCCTAACGTGGCAACCATTGAAAAAGTAGCAGTGTGGATTAGGCTACCAGATTTGGCAATGGAGTATTATGATACCGCAGTGTTATGGAAGATTGGGAACCATATCGGAAAGACTTTGAAGGTGGACAGAACAACCTCTGTGGGCATGCGTGGAAACTATGCACGCATATGTGTGGAGGTAGATCTCACTAAACCATTGTTATCCAAATTCAAACTAAGACGTAGAATTCGACGCATTAGCTATGAAGGGTTGcacatgatttgttttggttgtgGTCAATATGGACACAAACATGATATGTGCCCCTTTTCCATGAATAAGGAGGATCGTAACGATGAGCAGCAAGTCTCATCGAATAATGGGAAGGGAAGAGATCCAACAGTTCCAGCTGAGGATACAGTGGTCAGACCAGAGGTGGCGGAGAATTACGGACAGTGGATGGTGGCTCGTAGGGTGGGGCGAAAGTTTAGTATGAAAACAGATTCCAATCAACTCCGATTGCCCCAATCTTTGGAAAATCTCTCACAAGGTGGTAAGAGGAGTAGCCTACGAGAGAAACTTAAGGAAACAGCAATTGGGGGAGGATCACGCTTTAATGCGCTTAATGGTTTATATGTAGAATCCCACGATTTAGGGAGTCGGGAATTGCGGGCAGAGATCCCAGGACCAAGCAAGCCAACGGGTGACAACAGATTTTGTAAGGAAACTATAGACATGGTGAATTTTAAACATGAGGAGAGAATAAAGGCACAGGGTAAGTGGGTGCCTAACAGAAAGCATGAGGTTGGTGGTTCTAATATGCAGCAGACTAATCATGAGTTACAACCAGGCAGAAAGATTAATTCACAGAGGAATACCCAGTTGCCAGACCATGTTCATAACGAACGCACCCctgttcaaaaacaaattatcttgAGAAACCCAAATCAATCCGCCTCTAATATGAAGAAGAAACTCCTTACTGCAAATGAAGAGATAGAGATTGTGGGTGTTCTTCGTGGAAAAGATTTGAATGTTGAGcctttcaaatctcattcccgGCGACCTCCAGATTGTGAGCCAGTGTTAGAGGTAACTTTGGGGGAGTCCACAAATATTGAGGTCAGCGAGGAACCAGAAGAGGATGAAGACACGAGAATggctgaagacgaagatgagaCAACTGAG AAGCAAGTGAGGGGCAATTGGATAAAGTTCTTGAATGTCTTAATCTGTTTTGTTCTGCCTCTGGTCAACGAGTGA